The following are from one region of the Saccharomyces cerevisiae S288C chromosome I, complete sequence genome:
- the FUN30 gene encoding DNA-dependent ATPase FUN30 (SWI/SNF-like ATP-dependent chromatin remodeler; involved in silencing at the MAT locus, telomeres and centromeres; enriched at centromeres and required to promote correct chromatin structure around centromeres and at the boundary element of silent mating type loci; recruited to DNA double-strand breaks (DSBs) where it promotes 5' strand resection; role in meiotic DSB resection and recombination; potential Cdc28p substrate), which yields MSGSHSNDEDDVVQVPETSSPTKVASSSPLKPTSPTVPDASVASLRSRFTFKPSDPSEGAHTSKPLPSGSPEVALVNLAREFPDFSQTLVQAVFKSNSFNLQSARERLTRLRQQRQNWTWNKNASPKKSETPPPVKKSLPLANTGRLSSIHGNINNKSSKITVAKQKTSIFDRYSNVINQKQYTFELPTNLNIDSEALSKLPVNYNKKRRLVRADQHPIGKSYESSATQLGSAREKLLANRKYGRHANDNDEEEEESMMTDDDDASGDDYTESTPQINLDEQVLQFINDSDIVDLSDLSDTTMHKAQLIASHRPYSSLNAFVNTNFNDKDTEENASNKRKRRAAASANESERLLDKITQSIRGYNAIESVIKKCSSYGDLVTSQMKKWGVQVEGDNSELDLMNLGEDDDDDNDDGNNDNNNSNNNNTAGADATSKEKEDTKAVVEGFDETSAEPTPAPAPAPVERETKRIRNTTKPKVVEDEDDDVDLEAIDDELPQSEHEDDDYEEEDEDYNDEEEDVEYDDGDDDDDDDDEFVATRKNTHVISTTSRNGRKPIVKFFKGKPRLLSPEISLKDYQQTGINWLNLLYQNKMSCILADDMGLGKTCQVISFFAYLKQINEPGPHLVVVPSSTLENWLREFQKFAPALKIEPYYGSLQEREELRDILERNAGKYDVIVTTYNLAAGNKYDVSFLKNRNFNVVVYDEGHMLKNSTSERFAKLMKIRANFRLLLTGTPLQNNLKELMSLLEFIMPNLFISKKESFDAIFKQRAKTTDDNKNHNPLLAQEAITRAKTMMKPFILRRRKDQVLKHLPPKHTHIQYCELNAIQKKIYDKEIQIVLEHKRMIKDGELPKDAKEKSKLQSSSSKNLIMALRKASLHPLLFRNIYNDKIITKMSDAILDEPAYAENGNKEYIKEDMSYMTDFELHKLCCNFPNTLSKYQLHNDEWMQSGKIDALKKLLKTIIVDKQEKVLIFSLFTQVLDILEMVLSTLDYKFLRLDGSTQVNDRQLLIDKFYEDKDIPIFILSTKAGGFGINLVCANNVIIFDQSFNPHDDRQAADRAHRVGQTKEVNITTLITKDSIEEKIHQLAKNKLALDSYISEDKKSQDVLESKVSDMLEDIIYDENSKPKGTKE from the coding sequence ATGAGTGGTTCGCATTCAAATGATGAGGATGACGTAGTGCAAGTGCCCGAGACGTCCTCTCCCACCAAGGTAGCATCGTCGTCTCCCTTAAAGCCTACTTCGCCAACAGTTCCGGATGCAAGTGTGGCGTCTTTGAGAAGCAGGTTTACTTTCAAGCCTTCAGATCCCAGCGAAGGAGCTCATACTTCGAAGCCGCTCCCATCTGGGAGTCCTGAGGTAGCACTGGTTAACCTTGCGAGAGAGTTCCCCGATTTCTCTCAAACTCTGGTGCAGGCTGTTTTCAAATCTAACTCTTTTAACTTACAGTCTGCCAGGGAACGTCTTACAAGATTGAGGCAGCAAAGACAAAATTGGACATGGAACAAGAACGCATCTCCCAAGAAGTCAGAAACCCCGCCACCTGTCAAGAAGTCATTACCACTGGCAAACACAGGCCGTTTATCATCTATCCATGGCAATATCAACAACAAATCCTCCAAGATTACCGTGGCCAAACAGAAAACGTCCATTTTTGACCGTTACTCAAACGTCATCAACCAGAAACAATACACTTTTGAGCTGCCAACTAACTTGAATATAGACTCGGAGGCACTGAGCAAGTTGCCCGTGAACTAcaacaaaaagagaaggCTGGTAAGGGCAGATCAGCATCCAATTGGCAAGTCTTATGAGTCATCCGCTACACAATTAGGTTCTGCAAGAGAGAAACTACTGGCGAACCGCAAATACGGTCGTCATGCAAACGACAACgatgaagaggaggaagagaGTATGATGACGGACGATGACGATGCAAGTGGCGACGACTACACAGAATCCACGCCGCAGATAAATCTGGATGAACAAGTTTTACAGTTTATTAATGACTCTGATATTGTCGATCTCTCGGACCTCTCAGATACCACGATGCATAAGGCTCAACTCATAGCCTCACATAGGccatattcttctttaaatgCCTTTGTAAACACAAATTTCAATGATAAGGACACTGAGGAGAACGCATCgaacaagagaaaaagacGTGCGGCTGCATCCGCCAATGAGAGTGAGAGGCTGCTCGATAAAATCACCCAAAGTATAAGAGGTTACAATGCAATTGAGTCTGTGATCAAGAAATGTTCTTCCTACGGTGATTTGGTCACTTcgcaaatgaagaaatggGGTGTGCAAGTGGAAGGCGATAACTCTGAGTTGGACCTGATGAACCTTGGGGAAGACGATGACGACGACAATGATGATGGCAATaacgataataataatagcaacaataacaataccGCTGGCGCAGACGCCACTAgcaaggaaaaagaagatacAAAGGCCGTAGTGGAAGGTTTTGATGAAACTAGCGCAGAACCTACTCCAGCACCAGCACCAGCACCAGTGGAAAGAGAAACAAAACGAATTAGAAACACAACTAAGCCAAAAGTGGtcgaagatgaagatgacgatgtAGATTTGGAGGCAATCGATGACGAATTGCCGCAGTCTGAGcatgaagatgatgactATGAAGAGGAGGACGAAGACTATAacgatgaggaagaagatgtGGAATATGATGATGgtgacgatgatgacgatgatgacgatgaattTGTCGCTACCAGAAAAAACACACACGTGATCTCCACCACGAGCAGAAATGGCCGTAAACCTATTGTCAAGTTCTTCAAGGGCAAACCCAGACTGTTAAGCCCGGAAATTTCACTAAAAGACTACCAACAAACGGGTATAAACTGGTTGAATCTGCTATACCAAAACAAGATGTCATGTATCCTTGCAGACGACATGGGTCTAGGTAAAACATGTCAAGtcatttcatttttcgcatatttgaaacaaataaaCGAACCGGGTCCTCACTTGGTTGTTGTGCCATCATCGACGCTAGAAAATTGGTTAAGGGAGTTCCAGAAATTCGCACCTGCTTTGAAGATTGAACCCTACTATGGCTCTTTACAAGAAAGGGAAGAATTGCGTGATATCCTGGAAAGGAACGCTGGGAAATATGATGTTATCGTGACCACGTATAACTTGGCTGCAGGTAATAAATACGACGTTtcgtttttgaaaaatagaaaCTTCAATGTTGTGGTTTATGATGAAGGTCatatgttgaaaaattccaCTTCAGAGAGATTTGCCAAACTGATGAAAATTCGTGCCAATTTCCGCCTTTTATTAACTGGTACGCCATTACAAAATAACTTGAAGGAACTAATGTCGCTGTTGGAATTTATCATGCCaaatcttttcatttccaaAAAGGAATCATTTGACGCAATCTTCAAACAACGTGCCAAGACCACAGACGATAACAAAAATCACAACCCGCTATTAGCGCAAGAAGCCATTACAAGAGCTAAAACGATGATGAAGCCATTTATTTTGAGAAGACGTAAGGATCAAGTGTTGAAACATTTGCCACCAAAGCACACGCATATTCAGTATTGTGAATTGAACGcaatacaaaaaaaaatatatgatAAGGAAATACAAATCGTGTTAGAACATAAGAGAATGATTAAAGATGGCGAATTGCCAAAAGatgcaaaagaaaagtctAAATTACAATCTTCAAgttccaaaaatttaataatggCATTGCGAAAGGCCTCTCTGCATCCACTTTTGTTCAGAAATATCTataatgataaaatcaTCACTAAAATGAGTGATGCCATATTGGATGAACCTGCTTATGCTGAAAACGGTAACAAAGAGTATATTAAGGAAGATATGAGCTATATGACGGATTTTGAGTTGCACAAACTATGCTGCAATTTCCCGAACACGTTATCCAAATACCAACTTCATAATGACGAGTGGATGCAATCTGGGAAGATAGAcgctttgaaaaaattgctGAAAACAATCATTGTTGACAAACAGGAAAAGGTGCTGATATTTTCCTTATTCACTCAAGTCCTGGATATTCTAGAGATGGTTTTGTCCACCTTAgattataaatttttaagATTAGATGGTTCCACGCAAGTGAATGATAGACAACTACTAATAGATAAGTTTTATGAAGATAAGGATATTCCCATTTTCATCTTATCAACAAAGGCAGGTGGATTCGGTATTAATTTGGTGTGCGCAAATAATGTTATTATATTCGATCAAAGTTTTAACCCACATGATGACAGACAAGCTGCTGATAGGGCACATCGTGTGGGACAAACAAAGGAAGTTAATATAACCACTTTAATTACTAAGGATTCCATAGAGGAAAAGATTCATCAACTGGCCAAAAATAAACTAGCTTTAGATTCGTATATCAgtgaagataaaaaatctCAAGATGTGTTGGAAAGTAAAGTTAGTGATATGTTGGAGGATATAATTTATGATGAAAACTCGAAACCGAAGGGAAccaaagaataa
- the LDS1 gene encoding Lds1p (Protein Involved in spore wall assembly; localizes to lipid droplets found on or outside of the prospore membrane; shares similarity with Lds2p and Rrt8p, and a strain mutant for all 3 genes exhibits reduced dityrosine fluorescence relative to the single mutants) yields MSFTGSLALAGIGGLVYKFGGGQSYEKLPYVNIPFNQYLDKVYKKHFSKVMSRTRYVLMNFFKDAFTGGAFMYPFKGFLEFNTNKSSYSTTMLGILSSYLIMFALVSFVYWATITPMYTAFLIVLGPIGLFIAIFHSFLQANVFTLLFMRLSHFNNHLVEVCLEKNGLEENLSEVKPIKYYAPINSIYFWAYYFPFKLVKYMLGLSVLFVLLVISFFPLIGPILFHILISPFITQIYFTKVLRLQNFDNIQRRENIYLHAGQYASFGFLAGLIESVPILAGFAISTNTIGSVLFNLDHPMVPENLVETQAEIEAAPQDINQQPNQ; encoded by the coding sequence ATGAGTTTTACAGGTTCATTAGCGCTGGCAGGTATTGGTGGTTTGGTGTACAAGTTTGGCGGAGGCCAATCGTATGAAAAACTGCCATATGTCAACATCCCCTTCAATCAGTACTTGGATAAAGTTTACAAGAAGCACTTCAGCAAAGTTATGAGCCGTACCAGATACGTGCTaatgaactttttcaaagatgcATTCACAGGAGGTGCATTCATGTACCCGTTCAAAGGGTTTTTAGAGTTCAACACCAATAAGAGCAGTTACTCAACGACTATGTTAGGTATATTATCGAGTTACTTGATAATGTTTGCCCTGGTAAGCTTTGTGTATTGGGCTACAATTACGCCAATGTACACAGCTTTTTTGATTGTGCTGGGCCCTATTGGGCTTTTCATTGCCATTTTTCATTCCTTTTTGCAAGCAAATGTTTTCACTTTATTGTTTATGAGACTCAGTCATTTTAATAATCATTTAGTGGAGGTGTGCTTAGAGAAGAATGGTTTAGAGGAGAATTTGAGTGAAGTCAAACCAATCAAGTACTATGCACCTATTAACTCGATATATTTCTGGGCTTACTATTTCCCATTCAAGTTGGTCAAGTACATGTTAGGCCTGTCGGTTCTTTTTGTGCTGTTGGttatatcttttttcccACTTATTGGACCAATcctttttcatattttaattTCTCCTTTCATCACTCAAATTTACTTCACGAAAGTTTTACGTTTACAAAATTTCGACAACATACAAAGACGTGAAAATATTTATCTCCACGCTGGCCAATATGCCTCATTTGGTTTCTTGGCCGGTTTGATTGAGTCCGTGCCCATTTTAGCGGGCTTTGCCATTTCTACAAATACTATTGGTAGCGTTTTATTTAACCTTGATCATCCAATGGTCCCTGAAAATTTAGTAGAAACTCAAGCTGAAATTGAAGCAGCACCACAAGATATCAATCAACAACCGAATcaataa
- the PSK1 gene encoding serine/threonine protein kinase PSK1 (PAS domain-containing serine/threonine protein kinase; coordinately regulates protein synthesis and carbohydrate metabolism and storage in response to a unknown metabolite that reflects nutritional status; PSK1 has a paralog, PSK2, that arose from the whole genome duplication), whose translation MPYIGASNLSEHSFVNLKEKHAITHKGTSSSVASLQTPPSPDQENHIDNELENYDTSLSDVSTPNKKEGDEFEQSLRDTFASFRKTKPPPPLDFEQPRLPSTASSSVDSTVSSPLTDEDIKELEFLPNESTHSYSYNPLSPNSLAVRLRILKRSLEIIIQNPSMLLEPTPDDLPPLKEFAGRRSSLPRTSASANHLMNRNKSQIWNTTSATLNAFVNNTSSSSAASSALSNKKPGTPVFPNLDPTHSQTFHRANSLAYLPSILPEQDPLLKHNNSLFRGDYGNNISPERPSFRQPFKDQTSNLRNSSLLNERAYQEDETFLPHHGPSMDLLNEQRANLKSLLNLLNETLEKNTSERASDLHMISLFNLNKLMLGDPKKNNSERDKRTEKLKKILLDSLAEPFFEHYNFIGDNPIADTDELKEEIDEFTGSGDTTAITDIRPQQDYGRILRTFTSTKNSAPQAIFTCSQEDPWQFRAANDLACLVFGISQNAIRALTLMDLIHTDSRNFVLHKLLSTEGQEMVFTGEIIGIVQPETLSSSKVVWASFWAKRKNGLLVCVFEKVPCDYVDVLLNLDDFGAENIVDKCELLSDGPTLSSSSTLSLPKMASSPTGSKLEYSLERKILEKSYTKPTSTENRNGDENQLDGDSHSEPSLSSSPVRSKKSVKFANDIKDVKSISQSLAKLMDDVRNGVVFDPDDDLLPMPIKVCNHINETRYFTLNHLSYNIPCAVSSTVLEDELKLKIHSLPYQAGLFIVDSHTLDIVSSNKSILKNMFGYHFAELVGKSITEIIPSFPKFLQFINDKYPALDITLHKNKGLVLTEHFFRKIQAEIMGDRKSFYTSVGIDGLHRDGCEIKIDFQLRVMNSKVILLWVTHSRDVVFEEYNTNPSQLKMLKESELSLMSSASSSASSSKKSSSRISTGTLKDMSNLSTYEDLAHRTNKLKYEIGDDSRAHSQSTLSEQEQVPLENDKDSGEMMLADPEMKHKLELARIYSRDKSQFVKEGNFKVDENLIISKISLSPSTESLADSKSSGKGLSPLEEEKLIDENATENGLAGSPKDEDGIIMTNKRGNQPVSTFLRTPEKNIGAQKHVKKFSDFVSLQKMGEGAYGKVNLCIHKKNRYIVVIKMIFKERILVDTWVRDRKLGTIPSEIQIMATLNKKPHENILRLLDFFEDDDYYYIETPVHGETGCIDLFDLIEFKTNMTEFEAKLIFKQVVAGIKHLHDQGIVHRDIKDENVIVDSKGFVKIIDFGSAAYVKSGPFDVFVGTIDYAAPEVLGGNPYEGQPQDIWAIGILLYTVVFKENPFYNIDEILEGDLKFNNAEEVSEDCIELIKSILNRCVPKRPTIDDINNDKWLVI comes from the coding sequence ATGCCCTACATCGGTGCTTCCAACCTCTCAGAACATTCATTTGTTaatttgaaggaaaaacaTGCGATTACACATAAAGGTACGAGCAGTTCTGTAGCATCTTTGCAGACACCACCGAGCCCCGATCAAGAGAACCATATTGACAATGAATTAGAAAATTACGATACGTCTTTAAGTGACGTTTCAACCCCgaataaaaaggaaggtGATGAGTTCGAGCAAAGTTTAAGAGATACATTTGCGAGCTTTCGGAAGACTAAACCCCCACCTCCTTTAGATTTTGAACAACCAAGACTTCCTTCGACAGCTTCTTCATCCGTTGATTCAACCGTATCATCGCCCTTAACGGATGAAGACATAAAGGAGTTAGAGTTTCTTCCGAATGAATCAACTCATTCTTATTCGTACAATCCACTTTCGCCAAATTCCCTGGCAGTCAGATTGAGGATTTTGAAGAGATCATTGGAAATCATAATACAAAACCCAAGTATGCTACTGGAGCCTACTCCAGATGATTTGCCTCCTTTGAAAGAGTTTGCGGGCCGTAGGAGCAGTTTACCAAGGACATCGGCTTCTGCAAACCATTTAATGAACAGAAATAAGAGCCAGATTTGGAACACTACTTCCGCTACTTTAAATGCATTTGTAAATAATACCTCTTCCTCCTCAGCAGCATCTTCTGCTTTATCTAACAAAAAACCGGGCACCCCAGTTTTCCCTAATTTGGATCCAACACATTCTCAAACATTCCATAGAGCCAACTCGTTGGCTTATTTACCTTCCATCTTACCTGAGCAAGATCCGCTGCTCAAACATAATAATTCTTTATTTCGTGGCGACTATGGAAACAACATAAGTCCTGAAAGGCCAAGTTTTAGACAACCCTTCAAGGATCAAACTAGCAATCTCCGCAATAGCAGTTTACTCAATGAGAGGGCATATCAGGAAgatgaaacttttttacCGCACCATGGACCCTCTATGGATCTATTGAATGAACAAAGAGCGAACTTGAAAAGTCTTCTGAATTTATTAAACGAAACACTGGAGAAAAATACTTCCGAGAGAGCTTCGGATCTTCATATGATATCGTTGTTCAATTTGAATAAACTAATGCTTGGAGAtcccaagaaaaataattcagAACGCGATAAAAGAACTGAAAAGCTTAAAAAGATTTTGCTGGATAGTCTTGCAGAACCATTCTTTGAGCACTATAATTTTATTGGAGATAATCCGATCGCAGATACAGATGAACTAAAGGAggaaattgatgaatttaCAGGTTCTGGAGATACGACAGCGATAACAGATATACGGCCCCAACAGGACTATGGCCGCATATTGAGGACATTCACTTCTACCAAAAATTCCGCCCCACAGGCAATTTTTACATGTAGTCAGGAAGACCCTTGGCAATTCAGAGCTGCGAATGATCTAGCGTGCTTAGTATTCGGTATCTCACAGAATGCCATTCGCGCTTTAACCTTGATGGATTTAATTCACACCGATAGcagaaattttgttttacaCAAATTACTTTCTACGGAGGGTCAAGAAATGGTTTTCACAGGCGAAATCATTGGTATAGTTCAACCAGAAACACTCAGCTCATCCAAAGTAGTATGGGCATCGTTTTGggcaaaaaggaaaaacgGCTTATTAGTTTGTGTTTTCGAAAAGGTTCCTTGCGATTATGTTGATGTACTTTTGAACCTGGATGATTTTGGGGCCGAGAATATTGTAGACAAATGTGAGTTATTATCAGATGGACCCACATTGTCTTCCTCTTCTACATTATCGCTACCTAAGATGGCTTCTTCACCAACTGGTAGTAAATTAGAGTATTCGTTGGAGAGGAAAATCCTGGAAAAGAGTTATACTAAGCCTACTTCAACAGAGAATCGCAACGGCGATGAAAACCAACTTGATGGAGATAGTCATTCTGAACCATCGCTGTCATCATCGCCAGTAAGGTCGAAGAAAAGTGTAAAGTTCGCAAATGATATTAAAGACGTCAAGAGTATAAGCCAATCGTTAGCCAAATTAATGGATGATGTGAGGAATGGGGTTGTATTTGATCCCGATGACGACCTTTTGCCTATGCCCATCAAAGTTTGCAACCACATTAATGAAACAAGATATTTTACTCTAAATCATCTATCTTATAATATCCCATGCGCGGTTTCCTCCACTGTGTTGGAGGATGAGCTGAAATTAAAGATTCACAGTTTACCTTACCAGGCGGGTTTGTTTATTGTGGATTCGCATACTTTAGATATTGTAAGTTCCAATAAATCTATTTTAAAAAACATGTTTGGTTATCATTTTGCTGAGCTGGTGGGAAAATCCATTACTGAAATAATTCCTTCTTTCCCAAAATTCCTCCAATTTATAAATGACAAATATCCTGCGTTGGATATCACACTccataaaaataaaggttTGGTATTAACAGAACATTTTTTTAGGAAAATTCAGGCAGAGATTATGGGTGATCGTAAAAGCTTTTATACGTCGGTGGGTATTGATGGCCTTCATAGGGATGGCTGTGAAATCAAAATTGATTTCCAGCTGCGTGTCATGAATTCTAAAGTGATTTTGCTTTGGGTTACACATTCGAGAGACGTGgtatttgaagaatataatACAAATCCATCTCAATTGAAGATGCTGAAGGAGAGTGAATTAAGTTTAATGAGCAGTGCAAGTAGTTCTGCCAGctcttccaaaaaatcttcGTCTAGGATATCCACCGGGACATTAAAGGACATGAGTAATCTGTCAACATATGAGGATTTGGCCCACCGAACGAATAAGCTTAAGTATGAAATCGGAGATGATTCTAGAGCACATTCTCAATCTACTTTGTCCGAGCAGGAACAAGTTCCCCTGGAAAACGATAAGGACAGTGGCGAGATGATGCTTGCAGACCCCGAAATGAAGCACAAGTTAGAATTGGCCAGAATTTACTCAAGAGATAAATCTCAATTTGTgaaagaaggaaattttaaagTTGACGAAAATTTGATTATTAGCAAAATTTCACTTTCCCCAAGCACTGAATCCTTAGCAGATTCTAAAAGTTCTGGGAAAGGGCTTTCTCCActtgaagaggaaaagcTAATTGACGAAAACGCTACAGAAAACGGATTAGCGGGATCACCTAAAGACGAAGACGGAATCATAATGACTAACAAGCGAGGAAACCAACCTGTTAGTACTTTCCTACGCACCCCCGAAAAGAACATCGGTGCTCAAAAGCATGTTAAGAAGTTTTCGGACTTCGTAAGTCTGCAAAAAATGGGTGAAGGTGCATATGGTAAGGTCAACCTATGTATTCATAAGAAGAATAGGTATATTGTGGTGATTAAGATGatttttaaagaaagaatcCTTGTAGATACATGGGTTAGAGATAGGAAATTAGGCACTATACCTTCTGAGATCCAAATTATGGCCACGTTGAACAAAAAACCACATGAGAATATTTTACGGTTACtggatttttttgaagacgACGATTACTATTATATCGAAACTCCCGTACATGGTGAAACAGGATGTATAGATCTTTTCGATCTAATTGAATTTAAAACCAACATGACCGAATTTGAAGCAAAATTGATATTCAAGCAGGTTGTAGCGGGAATAAAACATCTACACGACCAGGGTATTGTTCACAGAGATATCAAGGATGAGAATGTTATCGTAGATTCTAAAGGCTTTGTTAAGattattgattttggaTCTGCTGCGTATGTCAAAAGCGGACCAtttgatgtttttgttGGGACAATAGATTATGCTGCCCCTGAAGTCTTAGGAGGAAACCCTTATGAGGGCCAACCACAGGATATTTGGGCTATTGGTATTCTATTGTATACGGTGgtcttcaaagaaaaccCCTTCTACAATATAGATGAAATATTAGAAGGCGACctgaaattcaataatgCAGAGGAAGTTAGTGAAGATTGCATTGAGTTAATCAAGAGTATTTTGAACCGTTGCGTACCGAAGAGACCCACCATTGACGACATAAATAACGACAAATGGTTGGTTATTTGA